Part of the Gramella sp. Hel_I_59 genome, GATTTCCAGACGGCGCAAAGTTTTCTGCACCAGGGAAATTACCTTTGGAATAGCGGGATCTTCGTTTGGAAAGCGCAAACAATCCTGAATAAATTTAAGAAGTTACTTCCCGAGATGTACAACTTATTCAAAATCGGGCAGGTTTTTTATAACAATCCGCATGAAACGAATTTCCTTAGAAGTCATTACCAGTACGCTGAAAACATTAGTATCGACTACGCAATCATTGAAAATTCAGAAGAAGTGATGGTAATTCCAGCTTCATTTTCCTGGAACGATCTTGGAACCTGGTGTTCGCTAGAAGATGAGCTTCCCGGTGATGCCGAATCCAATACAGTGGTAAACACTAGATTCATCCCAGTTGAAGCCACGGGTAATATTATTAGAACTGAAAGCAATAAGGTGGTTTTAGTCGACGGACTGAAGGATTATATGATCCTTGAAAACGATGAAGTCCTTCTTATTGTTCCGAAGGAAAAAGAACAAGAGATCAAAAACATCCGCAACGAGGTCATAGAACGCTACGGTGTTCATTTTGCCTAAACCATTTACCGACACTTAATACTTTTTTATCGTCTGCTTACCTACAGCAAACGAATAAGTATCGGTAGAGAGAAATCAAAAATTAATTTTACTCCCAGGTTATGAAAACACTACTACACTTTTTTTGTCTCATCTTAATACAAGAGGTTACTGCACAGCAGTTCCAATATCTTGGTGAATATGATGGCCAGGGAGTACCTAAATATCTGGAGCCGGTAGACGACTACATCTCTGCTGAAAGTATGGCAATGATCGATGCCGCCCTACCGGAAAGTTATCCGGTTCCAGATTATAATCCGCACTACATCTCTGCTGGTTATGATACCAATATCGAACTGGCAGAAGATGCAGCGGTATGGGTAAGCTTTGTAAAAGAAGGTGCTGGTTATAAGAATGTACTGGGATTTTATACCTATAACGTTAATGATTCCGAACGCACTAAACCCACAGATAACGATATCACTATCATCTTTCCAAATGCTTCAAAAGAGTGGTCTGGTGGTGGTTTAAGAGAAGGAAATAAAGTAAAGCTAGGTGATTTCAAGGCCGGTACTGGGATTGGCTGGGTTCTTCTTGCAAATGCCTGGAACGGTAATAATGTTGGTTGGGGATTGTGGCAGGTATTTTCAGATCCACAATTTAATCCTGAACAGCAAAAACAATTAAGGCATCATACCGTTTTACTTGCAGATCCTGAAAACGAGAGAATCTATCTAGGCTTTGAAGATATAAGAAGAGATTATGCATCATGCGACCAGGATTTTAATGATGCTATATTTTATGTGACTGCCAATCCATATTCTGCCATCAAAGTGAATAATG contains:
- a CDS encoding mannose-1-phosphate guanylyltransferase; the encoded protein is MKNHNYAVIMAGGVGSRFWPVSKQSNPKQFQDILGSGKTLIQNTFNRLNRFIPAENILVLTNAIYKDIVMEQLPEISGSQIVLEPIMRNTAPCILLAAMKIHKLDPEARMLVAPSDHWIQEEDLFEQDMCKAFEASEEGERLITFGIKPHFPNTGYGYIQYDHNKTAQVYDVQRFTEKPDFQTAQSFLHQGNYLWNSGIFVWKAQTILNKFKKLLPEMYNLFKIGQVFYNNPHETNFLRSHYQYAENISIDYAIIENSEEVMVIPASFSWNDLGTWCSLEDELPGDAESNTVVNTRFIPVEATGNIIRTESNKVVLVDGLKDYMILENDEVLLIVPKEKEQEIKNIRNEVIERYGVHFA